From the genome of Candidatus Omnitrophota bacterium:
ATGTTCCCTTACGAACATCTCCCCCTGCAATTTACTGTGACCGTATATGTTGACCGGCCCGGGCTCATCGAATTCCGTATACGGCTCTTCCTTTTCACCACCGAAGACGGCACCCGTACTTATATAAAGTAACCGCGCTCCGCAGGAAGCGCAGGCGAATGCCACATTCTCAGTACCAAGCGCGTTAACCCGGAACGCGTGGTCCGGGTCCTTTTCACAAAGGTCCACGTTGGTCTCTGCCCCGAGATGAAAAACATGATCCGGCCGGGCAGACTCTATCTGGCGCCGCACTTCCTTGAGGTCGGTCACATCAAGCGCTTCTATGTCCGGAAGCCGCCTGTTTATATCTGTCAATATGAGTTCGTGCCCTTCCTTCCTCAATACCGGTATCACTTCGGCCGCCAGCATACCCGCCGCGCCGGTAAGGAATATTTTCATGATCTCCCCCCTCTTCCAGTGACGTTACCCTTTCTAGCGTGAACGATCAGGCTAGGCGCCAGAAATGTCATCTTCATACTTTTGAACACCACATGCTCTATCGCCCGGAGTATGGCCTTTTTCCATAATGGTTTCTTCCCGGCGGACCTCACGTAACGGTAATGCTCCATACCCTTATCGCTTATAACAAGCTCCGGATTCAGGTAATCCGGGAACCCATAATATACGTCACACTCCTCGAAACCCGCGCTTTTTAAAAGTCGGACAAGCCCCCTCTTTGAATGGGTCCACGTGCGGAACCTCCTGCCCCTGAATATAAGCGACATGGCGTCCTGCATCCACCTCGGCATGAACGCCACGAACCTCATGCCGGAATGCTGTTCCGGCATGCCGAGAAAATAAAAAAAGTCGTACCTGTTCTCTATCGCCAGGTACAGCGTGCCGTCATCCTTCATCGCGTGGTTAAGTTTAAGCAGGAGATCGCGCTGCACCTCCACGGGGGACACCTCACGTTCACGTAACTTGCCGGGAAGAGCGCGCAGGTTCCCCCATATCCCGCCGTTTTTTCTGAACGCGCCCACTTCTACATGCTCCGTTTCCGGCACCCACTCCAGGACCCCGTTCACTATTATCTTGTCAAAAACACCCTCGTGGAGCTCTATTTTCCTAAGGTCGGCGCACACTATATGCAGGTTGGACAGGGCCTCTTCCCTTTTTCTTTTTTCAAGAAGCCTCAAGCTCTCTTCAGTCTGGTCCATGCCCACTACAGTAGCCCCGGTCCTGGCGAGCGGCACCGTAAGCGCCCCCCACATACATCCCGCGTCGAGCACCAGGTCATTGTCAGATATATCCAGCCCAGCCAGACCGCCAGCCCGTTTCGGGGAAAATATCACGTCTTCATGCCCCTTGAAATATTTCCTCACCGTCCCCACGGACCCAAGCCCCTCTATGTCTTTCAGGTATTCCGTGTTATCGGACCTTTTTATGTTCGACCAGTACCCTCCTTCGGGCCCGAACCACATACCGCTATTTTCAATGAGCGGTGTTCTTATAACGCTATTGATCGTCACTTTTTTATCCTTTCATATGTTTCGAACACTTCGCCATATTTGTCCCGCAAACTGGATCCCACCCAGTCGCCCTTGAGAACGGCGTATAAAGAACACAGAAAAAGCAACACGTCCTTTACCAGGAACCCCGCGAAGACCAGCCAGACAATGGAATATCGCGATACCTGCTCGAACACCAGTAACAGACAGATAAGATCGACCGTCCTGGCGCGATTATCCAGCACCCGGTTAAGGAGCGAATATCCCCTGGCCGCCATCCCACCACCATCCGCCA
Proteins encoded in this window:
- a CDS encoding sugar nucleotide-binding protein codes for the protein MKIFLTGAAGMLAAEVIPVLRKEGHELILTDINRRLPDIEALDVTDLKEVRRQIESARPDHVFHLGAETNVDLCEKDPDHAFRVNALGTENVAFACASCGARLLYISTGAVFGGEKEEPYTEFDEPGPVNIYGHSKLQGEMFVREH
- a CDS encoding class I SAM-dependent methyltransferase, with the protein product MTINSVIRTPLIENSGMWFGPEGGYWSNIKRSDNTEYLKDIEGLGSVGTVRKYFKGHEDVIFSPKRAGGLAGLDISDNDLVLDAGCMWGALTVPLARTGATVVGMDQTEESLRLLEKRKREEALSNLHIVCADLRKIELHEGVFDKIIVNGVLEWVPETEHVEVGAFRKNGGIWGNLRALPGKLREREVSPVEVQRDLLLKLNHAMKDDGTLYLAIENRYDFFYFLGMPEQHSGMRFVAFMPRWMQDAMSLIFRGRRFRTWTHSKRGLVRLLKSAGFEECDVYYGFPDYLNPELVISDKGMEHYRYVRSAGKKPLWKKAILRAIEHVVFKSMKMTFLAPSLIVHARKGNVTGRGGRS